From the genome of Candidatus Electrothrix communis, one region includes:
- the waaF gene encoding lipopolysaccharide heptosyltransferase II — translation MPPIPKNASNILIRSTNWIGDAIMTTPAVRSIRRNFPEAKITLLALPWVADVFSACPHIDHIFIYDKQGRHQGLRGKLRLTAELRRENYDLTILLQNAFEAALITFLARIPVRGGYTTDGRGLLLTHGVRKHPEIGTKHQVHYYQEMVEGLGLQRSENSLELFLDPTAEQDADALIKEALALQGEKANDIPIIGLNPGAAYGPAKCWPVAKYAELAGHLSNKTGGLIVIFGTAADQEAAAEISAAAGKRVLDLTGKTTLAQALACIARCSVFVTNDSGLMHVAAALNTPLVAVFGSTDHIATGPYSEQATIVRRPVECSPCMKTHCPKGHFQCMEGITVEEVEQAALLWLNQKA, via the coding sequence ATGCCTCCTATCCCAAAAAACGCCAGCAACATCCTCATCCGCTCCACCAACTGGATCGGCGATGCCATAATGACCACCCCGGCAGTGCGCAGCATCCGCCGCAACTTCCCGGAAGCAAAGATCACCCTGCTGGCCCTGCCCTGGGTGGCGGATGTCTTTTCCGCCTGCCCCCATATCGACCATATCTTCATCTATGACAAACAGGGACGACACCAGGGACTCCGGGGCAAACTGCGCCTGACAGCCGAGCTGCGCCGAGAAAATTACGACCTCACCATCCTCCTGCAAAACGCCTTTGAAGCGGCCCTGATCACCTTTCTGGCCCGTATCCCGGTGCGGGGCGGCTACACCACCGACGGCAGGGGCCTGCTGCTGACCCACGGCGTGCGCAAACACCCTGAGATCGGGACCAAGCACCAGGTTCATTATTATCAGGAGATGGTGGAGGGACTGGGGCTCCAGCGCAGCGAAAACAGCCTGGAGCTTTTTCTTGATCCCACAGCGGAGCAGGATGCAGATGCGCTTATCAAAGAGGCGTTAGCGTTACAGGGAGAGAAAGCAAATGACATACCAATCATCGGCCTCAATCCGGGGGCGGCCTATGGCCCGGCCAAATGCTGGCCCGTAGCGAAATACGCCGAGCTGGCAGGCCATCTCTCCAATAAAACCGGTGGGCTCATCGTTATTTTCGGAACTGCTGCTGATCAGGAGGCTGCTGCCGAGATCAGCGCCGCTGCCGGCAAACGGGTCCTGGATCTGACCGGCAAGACTACTCTGGCTCAGGCCCTAGCCTGCATCGCCCGTTGCTCTGTCTTTGTCACCAACGACTCCGGACTCATGCATGTGGCAGCAGCCCTCAACACTCCGCTGGTTGCTGTGTTCGGCTCAACCGATCATATCGCCACCGGCCCCTATTCCGAGCAGGCAACCATCGTTCGCCGCCCGGTGGAATGCAGCCCCTGCATGAAAACTCATTGCCCCAAGGGTCATTTTCAATGCATGGAAGGCATTACGGTGGAAGAGGTAGAGCAGGCTGCCTTGCTGTGGTTGAATCAAAAAGCATAA